From a region of the Phragmites australis chromosome 21, lpPhrAust1.1, whole genome shotgun sequence genome:
- the LOC133904032 gene encoding uncharacterized protein LOC133904032 translates to MAPGARSGRPSSRARNKWKKRLAAWPVGSVFSKVGGFAALHTLLRLRKERCRKLGGGTAGLVDATATAQVDKPCGGGMLVYSRNSQPTEDKEVKKQDPWEWAQMKFETGATRNSWSDPDAKFCCICGDEEDQHVELMCPYNYLSPAAYVPCRARFVVWNNEIIRYKCWKQKSASRQDGIISRRRKFLRCFIRVNNLPECCLPEQFVRLFTEFGPLWMYHVAMRSSEICGGFGYVVFKHHEHAKEAIEKLNCYNVNGRKLRVDWAYPSA, encoded by the exons ATGGCCCCTGGCGCTAGGAGCGGCCGGCCGAGCAGCCGCGCGAGGAACAAGTGGAAGAAGCGTCTGGCTGCGTGGCCGGTGGGATCCGTCTTCTCCAAGGTCGGGGGGTTCGCCGCTCTTCACACGCTTCTTCGTCTGAGAAAGGAGCGGTGCCGCAAGCTCGGCGGAGGTACTGCTGGCTTGGTTGACGCGACCGCGACGGCGCAGGTCGACAAGCCATGTGGCGGAG GCATGCTAGTTTACTCAAGAAACAGTCAACCAACAGAGGACAAGGAGGTTAAGAAGCAAGATCCATGGGAAT GGGCGCAAATGAAATTTGAGACGGGTGCCACTCGAAATTCTTGGAGCGATCCGGATGCTAAGTTTTGCTGCATCTGTGGTGACGAGGAGGACCAGCATGTGGAGCTGATGTGCCCTTACAACTATCTATCTCCTGCTGCATATGTCCCCTGTAGAGCACGGTTTGTCGTTTGGAATAATGAAATAATCCGTTACAAGTGTTGGAAACAGAAAAGTGCCTCCAGACAAGATGGAATTATCTCCAGGCGTCGCAAGTTTTTGCGTTGCTTCATCCGTGTGAATAACTTACCGGAGTGTTGTCTGCCAGAGCAATTTGTCAGGCTTTTCACAGAATTTGGACCGCTGTGGATGTATCATGTGGCAATGCGTAGTTCTGAAATCTGTGGGGGATTTGGCTACGTGGTCTTCAAGCACCATGAGCATGCAAAGGAGGCTATCGAAAAGCTTAACTGCTATAATGTCAATGGACGTAAACTCCGAGTTGACTGGGCTTATCCTAGTGCTTGA
- the LOC133903924 gene encoding uncharacterized protein LOC133903924 isoform X1: MPNARSAPGANNRSRKKGSKQNRKTKNVNISKKKRALKGRLDSENHQPAQEEIRKQESQHASKCQGWKVGMSAMLHFWRDPEFKFCYICGEDNHDEFFCPFNYLYGIHGSRTCNVRCAPGEHLMVSSTHHEFLRCFVRVSNLPPNFRQWHLGDLCKAFGPLRMWHVPMINDEVCRSFGFAIFRSREHAENAIERLNGECFGGYKVRFDWAYPCI, from the exons ATGCCCAACGCTAGGTCCGCCCCCGGGGCCAACAATAGGAGTCGGAAAAAAGGAAGCAAGCAGAACAGGAAGACAAAGAACGTGAATATTTCCAAGAAGAAGCGTGCTTTGAAAG GCAGACTTGATTCCGAAAACCATCAACCAGCTCAAGAGGAGATTAGGAAGCAAGAATCACAGCATG CATCTAAATGTCAAGGATGGAAAGTTGGCATGAGTGCCATGTTGCACTTCTGGAGGGATCCAGAATTCAAGTTCTGCTATATTTGTGGAGAGGACAATCATGACGAGTTTTTCTGCCCCTTCAACTATCTTTATGGAATTCACGGTTCCCGCACTTGCAATGTGCGATGTGCTCCAGGGGAACACCTAATGGTTTCTAGCACCCATCATGAGTTCTTGCGATGTTTTGTTCGTGTGAGTAACTTGCCGCCAAATTTCAGACAGTGGCACCTTGGCGATCTTTGTAAGGCATTTGGGCCCCTGCGGATGTGGCACGTGCCGATGATCAATGACGAAGTTTGCAGGAGCTTTGGCTTTGCCATCTTCAGGAGTCGAGAGCATGCTGAGAACGCCATTGAGAGACTGAATGGTGAATGTTTCGGCGGATACAAAGTGCGATTCGATTGGGCTTATCCTTGTATCTAA
- the LOC133903924 gene encoding uncharacterized protein LOC133903924 isoform X2, whose protein sequence is MPNARSAPGANNRSRKKGSKQNRKTKNVNISKKKRALKASKCQGWKVGMSAMLHFWRDPEFKFCYICGEDNHDEFFCPFNYLYGIHGSRTCNVRCAPGEHLMVSSTHHEFLRCFVRVSNLPPNFRQWHLGDLCKAFGPLRMWHVPMINDEVCRSFGFAIFRSREHAENAIERLNGECFGGYKVRFDWAYPCI, encoded by the exons ATGCCCAACGCTAGGTCCGCCCCCGGGGCCAACAATAGGAGTCGGAAAAAAGGAAGCAAGCAGAACAGGAAGACAAAGAACGTGAATATTTCCAAGAAGAAGCGTGCTTTGAAAG CATCTAAATGTCAAGGATGGAAAGTTGGCATGAGTGCCATGTTGCACTTCTGGAGGGATCCAGAATTCAAGTTCTGCTATATTTGTGGAGAGGACAATCATGACGAGTTTTTCTGCCCCTTCAACTATCTTTATGGAATTCACGGTTCCCGCACTTGCAATGTGCGATGTGCTCCAGGGGAACACCTAATGGTTTCTAGCACCCATCATGAGTTCTTGCGATGTTTTGTTCGTGTGAGTAACTTGCCGCCAAATTTCAGACAGTGGCACCTTGGCGATCTTTGTAAGGCATTTGGGCCCCTGCGGATGTGGCACGTGCCGATGATCAATGACGAAGTTTGCAGGAGCTTTGGCTTTGCCATCTTCAGGAGTCGAGAGCATGCTGAGAACGCCATTGAGAGACTGAATGGTGAATGTTTCGGCGGATACAAAGTGCGATTCGATTGGGCTTATCCTTGTATCTAA